GCGATAAGTAGATGTTAGCTTTTCTATTATATTCTAATAGAAAAGTAGGGTGCGATGGGAGATAAATGGCgaaatattttaattgaatgagagaaagAGTGGGATTCTGACTTCtgatagtgggaagagagatgaaataaaatattaatattagtaGGTCTATGCCATAAAAGGAAATATGATAATTAAATTGGGACgcgaaaaaagaaagtgtgacGATTAAATTGGGATAGGAGGGAGTACATAGCAGTCCACTTATTTGTATGGGTCAACTGTgttccttcatttcttatgtaaAGCTGCACTGTTTGAGCACCATATCTTCTTACCCTAGGTGAGAGTCTTATTGGAGGCTCTTGGTGACCGTATGGCTGGATCTGTCTTTTCATATTTGGAGCTATTATTACAAACAGCTATTTAAGCATCATAGTATAGAGTTCCTAGAAAGCTAGATGATATACAAGTTTACATTGCTCATTTTTTGTGAAATATCCATTTGGAATATTTGACTTAAATACTGGCCTTTCATCAGCTTTTATGTCAAGGGCTCAAGGTCCCTCTCTTTGACATCTTACTTAGCCATTTGACCAAGGGTCCTGGCATGTGATGTTAGGCAGTGAGATTGGCCATTTGTGCTGTATGTTTAGTGATACCGAAAAAGTTATCTGTGACTTGAGCACTTGCTGTCAGATGATAATAAAGAACTTGCCAATTAGTTTCTTGGAAGAAGTTGCCCAAATTAGTTGGTTCAATCAGGGGCCTCCGGCCATGTGAACTTCTCTACTGCAAACTCTTTCTTGGTATATTGTCTTACCGTGAATCCATTATTGGTGAATCATTTTGTAGATTGCTTTGGGAATGAGTAACTCCTTGTGAAAGCTCAAACTGTCTAGAAATGAAACTTGATTGGTTGCTAATCGATGTGTGTGCTTCAAGGATAGATGGCCCATACACCAACCAGATCAAATAGTCTTGCAAAAATCCTTGTGTTATTGTTTTGCAGTTGCATAGTTTAGTACTCTAGGTCATATCCTATGTGTTGTCTGGGGCCTTTTTTGGGGAAGGCGTACTGTACGTGGGGCACGAGAACACTGTTGGACAAACCTTAATATTCTTTCAATTTGATTTGGCTGTGTTGCCAACTGATGAGACCTAGACTGAAGGCGGAAGCCATGAATTCCATTCATACCAGACTCTCAATTtccatttcaatttttcttGCAACACAAATGGTTTTGTCATCCTTTATATTGCTTGTCTAGTTTTGTTCAGCTATTGATTCTTTGTTAATGGATGGACGCAGAAAACATTGCATACATAGCTTCAGCATGTTTGATTTTCTGAAGGACGTAGTGAGCAAGGTTCCTGATTATGGTAATTCTGATGCTAATGCAGATGATCGAACTGCTACCAAGAGAAGGTTAGTGCAATTGTCGTCTGAACTCCGATGGGTTCGGTTTTTTCTCTTTTCTCGTGTATTTACTTTTAGAATACTCTGTAAGAAATAACAGACTAAACCTTTGTCATTTGCCAGAAAGTCTGCAGTTGACGAGTATCATGACAGCGATGAAGAGTTAAAGAAAAGCAGGATGGTGAGACACTAGCATACTCTTGGTTCTTTGCTATCCTTCTTTTATACATAATTCTATTTTTCTACATGCGAAATTTATTCTACTTCATTGTTTGCAGAAAACCCATTGACaaacatttaaaaaatattgaattgaataGAGCCCATTATAATTAAGAATCACTATGTTAGAGGTCAAAGTGAAGAACTGTTCTGAAGTATACTCTGAGTCTCTGGTTCTTATAAATAGGGAAGTTAAAAATGGTACCCCTAAAACTTACTGGGACTTTAGTTTGATAAAATATTCTCAATGGCGCATTTTGGTAGATGTGGGATTGAAGTACAGATAGAGGTTTGACCACCTTAATCAGATACGTTGTAAGCCATTTTAAAGAGCAGATTGGTACCAGAATGTTATCTTTCATAACACTGGATCAGTATTTTCATTTAGTGGCTTTGGAGAGGACAAAAGGGAATCTAAACCTGACATGCCATCTGAAGGCTTGGAACTTTGGAAGAAATCACAACTAATATTGGTGAAAATCACTCAAGTTTATGATTTTATCCATTAAGTATATGTATTTAAATACGTTCATGTCCCTGTACGTAGTTTAAAGAAAGGCTCCTATATGTAAATGGTATTTCTCATCTCGGTTTGTCACCGTCTAACTGCTAATAGTTAACATCTATTCTACATTTCTACTGAACATCTTGCTTTCAAACTGGTAATGTCTAATGCTACAACTTGGTCAAACCAGCTAATACATTCAGCGCTAGCTAACAGCTAGTTCCCAACAACATAACCAGGTGTAGATAAAGTTTCCTGCTCATGGTTGTGAGCGTTCACCTAACACTCCTTACACAGCGAAAGAAGGGGTGTAGCTCGTGTAAGGATAAATAAGAAGAATATAAATTCTCTTCCttctgttttgaatttttttatttgaaagaAGACATTTTGGTTTTCAtctgttttcttttttaaagaaGACATTTATCTTTTCTTGGCAAGAcctattttaaagagatgtacTTATTATTGCTTCCATACGCAAAGCAATTGTTAAGTAGCAATAGTGTTTGAGTTATTTAGTGTTGTGTGGAGAATAACAGGCTTTGGTTGACTAAATGCAGCAAGAAATGAGCCATGCCAGCGGCAGTGGTAGAGGAAGAGGACGGGGGAGAGGACGAGGACGAGGACGAGGAAGGCCTCCGCTAGAAAGAGAGGCAGTCTCTCATCATGAGATGGACGCCGAACCATCGACAACTTTTGAGCCAATGAATAAGCCTTGCCCTATCCAAGTACCTAACACGGATGATGATCCCAATAATAAATTAGATCCAATGAAGGAGAGTCCAGTTGTAGGGGACGGTGGAGACACAGCCATCAGGAATTTTGATTTGAATGCTGAGGTAGCTGCTGACAACCAGGAAATGGTACCCACTgtaacagcagcagcagcagcagcagcagcagaaaATGATGTAGCATCAGTCGAGCAGCCACCTCCTGAAAGCAAGAACGATGAGTTGGTCTCTGAGGTCGATGGGATGGCCATTGACCCACATCAGATAGCCCAATTTAACTCGAGAATAGACGAAGATGAAGACTATGATGAAGAGTAGCTGAATCAATGTAGGAGCGGAGGTAGGATGAAAATGTAGATTAAAGTGGAGACctattcctaatcctaatcctaatccttGGGTGAAATGGAAAGACAATAGAAATCTTTTAACTAAAGTCTCTGCGGGATCTGTATAATTGATGATTAGTAGGTT
This sequence is a window from Spinacia oleracea cultivar Varoflay chromosome 1, BTI_SOV_V1, whole genome shotgun sequence. Protein-coding genes within it:
- the LOC110790962 gene encoding uncharacterized protein isoform X1, whose translation is MRKKLDTRFPAARIKKIMQADEDVGKIAMAVPVLVSKALELFLQDLCDRTYDITLQRGAKTMSSLHLKHCIHSFSMFDFLKDVVSKVPDYGNSDANADDRTATKRRKSAVDEYHDSDEELKKSRMQEMSHASGSGRGRGRGRGRGRGRGRPPLEREAVSHHEMDAEPSTTFEPMNKPCPIQVPNTDDDPNNKLDPMKESPVVGDGGDTAIRNFDLNAEVAADNQEMVPTVTAAAAAAAAENDVASVEQPPPESKNDELVSEVDGMAIDPHQIAQFNSRIDEDEDYDEE
- the LOC110790962 gene encoding uncharacterized protein isoform X2, whose protein sequence is MQADEDVGKIAMAVPVLVSKALELFLQDLCDRTYDITLQRGAKTMSSLHLKHCIHSFSMFDFLKDVVSKVPDYGNSDANADDRTATKRRKSAVDEYHDSDEELKKSRMQEMSHASGSGRGRGRGRGRGRGRGRPPLEREAVSHHEMDAEPSTTFEPMNKPCPIQVPNTDDDPNNKLDPMKESPVVGDGGDTAIRNFDLNAEVAADNQEMVPTVTAAAAAAAAENDVASVEQPPPESKNDELVSEVDGMAIDPHQIAQFNSRIDEDEDYDEE